The proteins below come from a single Microtus pennsylvanicus isolate mMicPen1 chromosome 13, mMicPen1.hap1, whole genome shotgun sequence genomic window:
- the LOC142834269 gene encoding uncharacterized protein LOC142834269 has translation MPRGVPTSLRGTAGRAVKAQTPGRGRGEEARGRGGRGGGGGAACAPPRSAASVPSSVRACGRRHLRQHHRPPPGRPPPHPIAASAFPTGRSPRGRGAAGEGREAASAAARFPPAPSGGGAALTCRAATLGLRGALAACAHVHAGHLHHQLPQRRLNGSELQPPPPPPPLPPPPPSLRRSRAAPARRPLALGRTNCSPRWGWRGDWRGSWLGSGALGDARAHRCPCLQETAASHGEPLRKMQSQWMQNVKGPLLLLDMCQGQMAEGFPVMPAPVPALRTPS, from the exons ATGCCTCGGGGTGTCCCGACGAGCCTGCGAGGGACAGCAGGGAGGGCGGTTAAAGCGCAAACCCCAGGGAGGGGCCGCGGGGAGGAGgccagggggaggggaggccgcggagggggagggggagccgCCTGCGCGCCTCCTCGGAGCGCGGCCTCGGTCCCGAGCAGCGTCCGGGCCTGTGGCCGCCGCCACCTGAGGCAGCATCACCGCCCGCCACCCGGCCGCCCGCCTCCCCACCCCATCGCTGCCAGCGCTTTTCCCACGGGCCGCAGCCCACGAGGGAGGGGCGCGgcgggagaggggagggaggcagctaGCGCGGCCGCCCGCTTCCCACCCGCGCCGAGCGGGGGCGGGGCGGCCCTCACCTGCCGGGCGGCGACGCTGGGGCTGCGGGGCGCGCTGGCCGCCTGTGCCCACGTCCACGCCGGCCACCTGCACCACCAGCTGCCGCAGAGGCGTCTCAACGGCTCCGAGCTGcaaccgccaccaccaccgccaccgctgccgccgccgccgccgtcgcTGCGCCGCTCCCGCGCGGCTCCCGCTCGGCGCCCGCTAGCGCTGGGCCGTACCAACTGCTCGCCCAGATGGGGGTGGCGCGGCGACTGGCGAGGGTCGTGGCTCGGAAGCGGAGCTCTTGGAGACGCGAGGGCCCACAGGTGCCCCTGCTTACAAGAAACAGCAGCCAG CCACGGAGAACCGTTAAGAAAAATGCAATCCCAGTGGATGCAAAACGTGAAAG GTCCACTCCTCCTGCTAGACATGTGCCAAGGCCAAATGGCAGAGGGCTTTCCAGTTATGCCAGCCCCTGTACCAGCTCTGAGGACACCAAGCTAG